The nucleotide window GTCGGTGTAACCCTTCATAGGGGGTTTGCTGCATAATTTTGCGACGGAAGTTTCTGACACTATCATTCATTAAGTCCCATCCATTGACAAAATGATTGATTAATGGGGAGAGTTGTTTTCCTCCTTTGCGGGGAATGACACAGCGAAGATAAGGCTGGTATAAATCGGTTTGTGCATACCCTTTTGAGCCTCGCACAATAACTTCAAAACAGTCGGGTTTGGTGTAAGAACTAAAGCGAATTCTGCCATGAACTGAACCGGCCATCAGGAAGGCATCTAAATCATCATATTTAAATAAATTTCCTCCCCCCAAATTTCTCCAGGCGGCTTTGACTTCTTCAACTTCAGGCATAAAGCGCAGGGCTAAATAACTCAGGTGAGTGATAAAGTCATGAATGATCCCGGCTGGAAGTTTATGACCTGGATTCGGTAAATTTTCATCCGCATAAAGCCCTCCATCTCGAATAGCGAGAGACATTCGCACTTCTACGTCTTGAACTTCCCCTAGTACGTCGTCCTTGATTAATTTTTCGATGGCCAAAATCGGGGTATTGTACCGATAATTGTGATCTTCGATGAGATAAACGTTATGAGCTTGAGCCGTAGACCATAGATCTTTAAAGTCATCGTAGCTGAGGGTGATCGGTTTTTCGCAAATCACATGGATTCCGGCTTTGAGACAATCTGTGGCTATCGGTTTATGACTTTGGGGAGGAGTCAAAATATGAATGACATCAGGTTTAGCTTCCTCTAACATCTGATGATAATCCGTATATAAGGCATCAGCCCCAAATTTCTGGGCGGCATATTTGGCTGAGGCCAGAGAAAGGTCACATACCCCCACTAGATGAGCCAAATTTGATTTTGCTAAAAAACTTAGATGCTCTTTTGATATTGCACCAGTACCAATGACTGCTGCCTTGAGGACTTTTTCTACCAATCCTCACCTCCTTATTACAATTACTTAATCTTATTTAACGATACTTTTGTCCCTTGTCAACCACGAAGTTACTGATTTTTTTATTCTTGTCATTTGATCTGTTTACAAGGTACAATATACTAAATTTTTAGACAATTAACTAATCATCTGGCTGAAAAATATAACCAACCGGCAAAATAGTTTGTTTGTTAACTTTTTCAAGGTATAGTTTAGACCGGTTGAGCAATTCCAGTGAAAATAACTCTGTTATTGTTGTTTTCATTCTGTAACCCTTTGCTAACTATTCAGTTACCCATCTAAAATTAAATGGAATTCTATATTGAAGTTATTGTTTACACTCTGGCATTACTGCTTTTCATCCCTGGCTTCGTTTTGTTTTTAGAATGCAGTATGGCTGTTGTCCCCCTGCCTTCTATTCCTGAGCAACCGGATATTTCATCTTCAATTCCTCCATTAAACGTTTTAGTCCCTGCTCACAATGAAGCTTTGGTCATTGCTGCCACATTAAAATCTTTAATTGAGGAAGTTCCTTCTCCTGAGTCAATTGTTGTCATTGCTGACAATTGTACCGATGAGACAGCGACCATCGCCCAAAAATTCGGGGTTAAAGTGATTGAGAGAACAGACCCCCAAAACCGAGGTAAAGGATATGCTCTAGACTTTGGATTACGTTTTTTGAGCCTTAATCCTCCTGAAGTGGTGATTATTGTAGATGCTGACTGTAATCTGGAAAAAGGAACGATTGAACAATTGGCAAGGATGGCTTATGAACGCCAAAAACCTGTTCAAGCGACCTACATTATGGAAAAACCCTCTAATCCCAAACCCCAAGATATTGTGTCTACTTTGGCTTTTCTGATTAAAAATCAAGTCAGAAGCTCTGGATTAGCTCGAATGGGTTTACCCTCTTTGTTAGTAGGAACGGGTATGGCATTTCCTTGGGCTGTGATTGAAAAAGTTGAATGGGCTAGCGGTAATCTAGTCGAAGATATGCAATTAGGGATAGATTTAGCGTTGGCGGGTTACAGTCCTCTATTTTGCCCGAAAGCTAAAGTCATCGGTATTCTACCCCAACAAAAACAAGCAGCCACAACCCAAAGAACTCGATGGGAACATGGTCATGTTCAAACTCTAGTCACTCAAGTCCCCAGGCTTTTAAAGGCGGCTTTAGTTCAAAAGCGTTTTGAGTTATTGACTTTAGCCTTAGAAATTGGTGTTCCTCCTCTTTCTTTACTGGTGATCATTTTGAGTCTGGGTTTAATGGTTACGGCGGCTTCAGGAGTTTTAATGGGGATTTGGGGACCGTTTTGGATTGTCTGTCTGAGTGGGCTACTGATTTTTCTGGCTATAGGGACAGGTTGGTTTAAATTTGCTCGTAAGGACATTCCTGCAACCGCTTTGTTATCTATTCCTCTCTATTTACTCTGGAAAATCCCCCTTTATATCGCTTTATTGTTTAATCGTGAGACAAAATGGGTGAGAACTGAACGAGAACCGGTCATCTCATCAGAAAATTAAACCTTAACCGGTCTGCATTTAAGCGGGAAGTTAAGACAAAAGCCGTTTAGATGCACGAGACATAATCCCCATCCGTCTAGAAGGGTGGGGGTTTTTAACAATAAGGTTTTGATGTTTGCTTAATTAGGGGATAATTTATATTCTATTAATCGGTTTTGTTTACCCAGGAGACGATTAACATGAAACTGTATTTGTCCCTGTAGTTGAGGAAATTTTCCAATTAGACAAAATATTGCATATAATAAAGCATCTTGAGAACTTAATCCCTGTTTATATTTACTTTTATAGATTCGATAGGTTAGTAAAGGGTACGCGGCTAATAAAATTAGACTCCATCCCTGAGTTAATCCCACTGGAGTGATGGATAATAAAGGTATAATTAAGCCCCAAAGCCAAATACTTCGACTCTCCTTGAGCCAATGTTTCTCTGGCGGTTTTCCATGCAAATAAGCCCCTTCTGCATAGGCATGACCATTCCGAATAGTACGCTTCCACCATTGACGAAATTCGAGCATTTGAGCATCATGGCGGGTCATTTCTGCATCAATTCGCCATATTTTCCATCCTTTTTGGCGAAGTCGCACACATAACTCGGGTTCTTCTCCGGCAATAATACTCGGATTATATCCCTCCACTTGTCGTAAAGCGGAAATCCGCATCATGGCATCTCCTCCGCAATACTTGGACTCTCCTACAGGAGTATCCCATTCCATATCGCACAAACGATTGTAAATGGTTTTTTCGGGAAATCTTTCTCGACGACGACCACTGACAACGGCTAATTCAGGATGAGCTTGGAGGTGTTGATACGCTTTTTCTAACCATCCCTCTACCACTTCACAATCTCCATCGACAAACTGAACAAACTGGAGTTGAGGATTGATTTTTAGGAGATGATCTAAGCCAGTATTTCTAGCTCTAGCTGCGGTAAAGGGAA belongs to Gloeothece citriformis PCC 7424 and includes:
- a CDS encoding Gfo/Idh/MocA family protein, which translates into the protein MVEKVLKAAVIGTGAISKEHLSFLAKSNLAHLVGVCDLSLASAKYAAQKFGADALYTDYHQMLEEAKPDVIHILTPPQSHKPIATDCLKAGIHVICEKPITLSYDDFKDLWSTAQAHNVYLIEDHNYRYNTPILAIEKLIKDDVLGEVQDVEVRMSLAIRDGGLYADENLPNPGHKLPAGIIHDFITHLSYLALRFMPEVEEVKAAWRNLGGGNLFKYDDLDAFLMAGSVHGRIRFSSYTKPDCFEVIVRGSKGYAQTDLYQPYLRCVIPRKGGKQLSPLINHFVNGWDLMNDSVRNFRRKIMQQTPYEGLHRLLEITYQSLIDGKEPPITFEDMARTSRLIEALLAQENQI
- a CDS encoding glycosyltransferase family 2 protein, with product MEFYIEVIVYTLALLLFIPGFVLFLECSMAVVPLPSIPEQPDISSSIPPLNVLVPAHNEALVIAATLKSLIEEVPSPESIVVIADNCTDETATIAQKFGVKVIERTDPQNRGKGYALDFGLRFLSLNPPEVVIIVDADCNLEKGTIEQLARMAYERQKPVQATYIMEKPSNPKPQDIVSTLAFLIKNQVRSSGLARMGLPSLLVGTGMAFPWAVIEKVEWASGNLVEDMQLGIDLALAGYSPLFCPKAKVIGILPQQKQAATTQRTRWEHGHVQTLVTQVPRLLKAALVQKRFELLTLALEIGVPPLSLLVIILSLGLMVTAASGVLMGIWGPFWIVCLSGLLIFLAIGTGWFKFARKDIPATALLSIPLYLLWKIPLYIALLFNRETKWVRTEREPVISSEN
- a CDS encoding glycosyltransferase; translated protein: MTLKLDVGIVAIGRNEGERLRRCLLSLVNYSNHIVYVDSGSTDESKAIAQSLSIDVVDLDLSIPFTAARARNTGLDHLLKINPQLQFVQFVDGDCEVVEGWLEKAYQHLQAHPELAVVSGRRRERFPEKTIYNRLCDMEWDTPVGESKYCGGDAMMRISALRQVEGYNPSIIAGEEPELCVRLRQKGWKIWRIDAEMTRHDAQMLEFRQWWKRTIRNGHAYAEGAYLHGKPPEKHWLKESRSIWLWGLIIPLLSITPVGLTQGWSLILLAAYPLLTYRIYKSKYKQGLSSQDALLYAIFCLIGKFPQLQGQIQFHVNRLLGKQNRLIEYKLSPN